A window from Bosea sp. ANAM02 encodes these proteins:
- a CDS encoding DUF924 family protein has protein sequence MTLPSAHDVVSFWREAGPEKWFAKNDAFDAEIIRRFLPAHEAAAAGQLADWEETAEGVYALLVLLDQFPRNMFRGSPRAFATDSQAVEVAERSIARGFDKAYQPPEKRFFYMPFMHSEGLEDQERCIELCAAADDADGVKYAEIHRDIIRDFGRFPHRNRVLGRETTAREQAFLDEGGFAG, from the coding sequence ATGACCCTGCCCAGCGCCCATGACGTCGTCAGCTTCTGGCGCGAAGCCGGCCCGGAGAAATGGTTCGCCAAGAACGACGCATTCGACGCCGAGATCATCAGGCGCTTCCTCCCGGCCCATGAGGCCGCAGCCGCCGGACAGCTCGCCGATTGGGAGGAAACTGCGGAAGGCGTCTATGCGCTCCTGGTCCTGCTCGACCAGTTCCCGCGCAACATGTTCCGCGGCAGCCCGCGCGCCTTCGCCACCGATTCGCAAGCGGTCGAGGTGGCCGAGCGCTCGATCGCCAGGGGGTTCGACAAAGCCTATCAGCCGCCGGAGAAGCGCTTCTTCTACATGCCCTTCATGCATTCCGAAGGACTGGAGGATCAGGAGCGCTGCATCGAACTCTGCGCCGCTGCCGATGACGCAGACGGCGTGAAATATGCCGAAATCCACCGCGACATCATCCGCGACTTCGGCCGTTTCCCGCATCGAAACCGCGTGCTCGGTCGCGAGACCACGGCACGGGAACAGGCCTTTCTCGACGAGGGCGGCTTCGCGGGCTGA
- a CDS encoding aspartate/glutamate racemase family protein codes for MATIGLIGGMSWESTAVYYRLLNEGVRARSGGLHSADVLLHSVDFAPIADMQAKGDWAAAGAALAASARRLEQGGASCLVLCTNTMHKVADQIIAATKLPFLHLADVTARAVLASPSRRPLLLATRFTMEQGFYRDRLRAFGVEALVPTPEERDDVHRIIYEELCRGRIDPASRERYRAIVARAAREEGADGVILGCTEIGLLLSQGDVDVPVFDTTALHVAAALDFVEEWEAAAA; via the coding sequence ATGGCCACCATCGGTCTGATCGGCGGGATGAGCTGGGAGTCGACCGCGGTCTATTACCGGCTCCTCAACGAGGGCGTGCGCGCCCGCTCGGGCGGTCTGCATTCGGCCGACGTGCTGCTGCATTCGGTCGATTTCGCTCCCATCGCGGACATGCAGGCGAAGGGCGACTGGGCCGCGGCCGGCGCTGCGCTGGCCGCGAGCGCGCGCCGGCTCGAACAGGGCGGGGCCTCCTGCCTCGTGCTCTGCACCAACACGATGCACAAGGTCGCGGACCAGATCATCGCCGCGACAAAGCTGCCCTTCCTGCATCTGGCCGACGTGACGGCGCGGGCGGTGCTGGCTTCGCCCTCGCGACGGCCGCTGCTGCTGGCGACGCGCTTCACCATGGAGCAAGGCTTCTATCGCGACCGGCTCAGGGCCTTCGGCGTCGAGGCGCTGGTGCCGACCCCCGAGGAGCGCGACGACGTCCATCGGATCATCTATGAGGAACTGTGCCGCGGGCGGATCGACCCGGCCTCGCGCGAGCGCTACCGCGCCATCGTCGCGCGGGCGGCCAGGGAGGAGGGCGCCGACGGCGTCATCCTCGGCTGCACCGAGATCGGCCTCCTGCTGTCGCAGGGCGATGTCGACGTGCCGGTGTTCGACACCACCGCGCTGCATGTCGCGGCCGCGCTCGATTTCGTCGAGGAATGGGAGGCTGCCGCGGCATGA
- the ilvN gene encoding acetolactate synthase small subunit, with protein sequence MSKPATHYPNAPKAQPTARHTLAVIVDNEPGVLARIAGLFSGRGYNIESLTVSETEHEKHLSRITVVTSGTANVIDQIKAHLDRLVPVHRVVDLTEQGEAIERELALVKVVGKGDHRVEAMRLASAFGARVLDASLTSFVFELTGATEEIERFIKTMTAVGLTEVSRTGIAAMSRGPDSM encoded by the coding sequence ATGTCGAAGCCCGCCACCCACTACCCGAACGCTCCCAAGGCCCAGCCGACCGCGCGCCATACCCTGGCGGTGATCGTCGACAACGAACCGGGCGTTCTTGCCCGCATCGCCGGGCTGTTCTCGGGCCGCGGCTACAATATCGAGAGCCTCACCGTCTCCGAGACCGAGCATGAGAAGCATCTCTCGCGGATCACGGTGGTCACCTCCGGCACGGCCAATGTCATCGACCAGATCAAGGCGCATCTCGACCGGCTGGTGCCGGTGCACCGCGTCGTCGACCTGACCGAGCAGGGCGAGGCGATCGAGCGCGAGCTGGCGCTGGTCAAGGTCGTCGGCAAGGGCGACCATCGCGTCGAGGCGATGCGCCTCGCCTCCGCCTTCGGCGCACGCGTGCTCGATGCCTCGCTGACCTCCTTCGTCTTCGAACTGACCGGCGCGACCGAGGAGATCGAACGCTTCATCAAGACGATGACGGCGGTGGGGCTGACCGAGGTCTCGCGCACCGGCATCGCCGCGATGAGCCGCGGCCCGGATTCGATGTGA
- a CDS encoding glutathione S-transferase family protein yields MKLLIGNKCYSSWSLRAWLLMRATGIAFTEQLVLLDEPGFKDAIFAAAPGSGGTVPTLVDGAIAVWETLAICEYLHDTQPQASIWPRDKAARAHARAISSEMHAGFTALRGACPMNLGKRFAARDRGPGVTRDVERLTALWRQARERFGAGGPFLYGEFSAADAMFAPVVTRLDTYGIAVDPVSRDYMQAVLALPAYREWLAAALAEPWIVAQDEVDEPALVDLRAS; encoded by the coding sequence ATGAAGCTTCTGATCGGCAATAAATGCTATTCGTCCTGGTCGCTCCGGGCCTGGCTCCTCATGCGCGCGACCGGGATCGCCTTCACCGAGCAGCTCGTGCTGCTCGACGAGCCCGGCTTCAAGGACGCGATCTTCGCGGCTGCGCCCGGCAGCGGCGGCACCGTGCCGACGCTGGTCGACGGCGCGATCGCCGTCTGGGAGACGCTGGCGATCTGCGAATATCTCCACGACACACAGCCGCAGGCCAGCATCTGGCCGCGTGACAAGGCGGCCCGTGCCCATGCGCGTGCGATCTCCAGCGAGATGCATGCCGGCTTCACGGCCTTGCGCGGCGCCTGCCCGATGAATCTCGGCAAGCGCTTCGCCGCGCGCGATCGCGGCCCCGGCGTCACCCGCGACGTCGAGCGGCTCACCGCGCTGTGGCGGCAGGCGCGCGAGCGCTTCGGCGCCGGCGGGCCCTTCCTCTACGGCGAATTCTCGGCTGCGGACGCGATGTTCGCGCCGGTCGTCACCCGTCTCGATACCTATGGCATCGCCGTCGATCCGGTCTCGCGGGACTATATGCAGGCCGTGCTCGCGCTGCCGGCCTATCGCGAATGGCTCGCCGCCGCTCTGGCCGAACCCTGGATCGTAGCGCAGGACGAGGTCGACGAGCCCGCCCTCGTCGATCTCCGCGCTTCCTGA